A window from Apium graveolens cultivar Ventura unplaced genomic scaffold, ASM990537v1 ctg8434, whole genome shotgun sequence encodes these proteins:
- the LOC141704934 gene encoding AT-hook motif nuclear-localized protein 3-like has protein sequence MASEKGKCTLDLNTPSGEVKRKRGRPLKSQATRNLVLSPGSAGASLSVMGAVSSPPAMSAVSSMPMRVAVASPNHSQHSTCLPQLKILSGAQVGEAVIVYAPSGFYAPDFTAHVIHVDCGEDVIRKIMSLVQNGPRGICVVSAYGTVSSALISHPISSGGSVTYELSRLNAN, from the exons ATGGCATCTGAGAAGGGAAAGTGTACCCTAGACCTGAACACCCCCAGCGGGGAGGTAAAAAGAAAGAGGGGAAGGCCCCTAAAGTCTCAAGCAACAAGAAATTTGGTGCTGTCTCCTGGGAGTGCTGGTGCTTCCCTGTCAGTGATGGGTGCTGTATCTTCACCCCCAGCGATGAGTGCTGTTTCATCAATGCCCATGAGAGTTGCTGTTGCTTCACCGAACCACAGCCAGCATTCAACTTGTCTCCCTCAGCTGAAAATTCTGTCCGGGGCCCAGGTGGGCGAGGCCGTGATCGTGTACGCCCCCA GTGGGTTTTATGCTCCAGACTTTACGGCTCATGTGATACATGTAGACTGTGGGGAG GATGTTATTAGAAAGATCATGTCTCTGGTTCAAAACGGGCCTAGAGGAATTTGTGTGGTTTCTGCCTACGGAACTGTTTCTAGTGCCCTGATTTCTCATCCCATTTCTTCTGGTGGTTCAGTCACGTATG